Proteins encoded in a region of the Anopheles aquasalis chromosome 2, idAnoAquaMG_Q_19, whole genome shotgun sequence genome:
- the LOC126577446 gene encoding uncharacterized protein LOC126577446: protein MSANVSLTTETFGVLADKEGRSIPVEKFIWQTRAGLRLCVLALDAAIVELRAPDGDRAPANILLAPDTLQEFLQLDPNLICGACFGPSDCMRPAEKQRMPQDEGVQTMASDRIWQPFVDGTRLHLSRQLVAGRRNTLCHRDHLGGALERGAHSLSGLWCGENRTRVSPLVAQPWWTGWWTVRNAPARGPD from the coding sequence ATGTCCGCCAACGTTAGCCTCACGACCGAAACGTTCGGTGTGCTGGCGGACAAGGAAGGCCGAAGCATTCCGGTGGAAAAATTCATCTGGCAAACGCGTGCCGGACTGCGGCTCTGTGTCCTGGCCCTCGATGCGGCCATCGTTGAGCTGAGGGCACCAGACGGTGATCGAGCGCCGGCGAATATTCTCCTTGCACCGGACACCTTGCAAGAGTTTCTTCAACTCGATCCGAACCTCATCTGTGGGGCTTGCTTTGGACCTTCCGACTGCATGCGGCCGGCCGAAAAACAAAGGATGCCGCAGGACGAAGGAGTTCAAACGATGGCTTCGGACCGCATCTGGCAACCGTTTGTCGATGGGACGCGTCTTCATCTCAGCCGCCAGTTGGTGGCCGGACGTCGGAATACTCTGTGCCACCGTGACCATCTCGGTGGAGCCCTCGAACGTGGTGCACATTCATTATCAGGCCTGTGGTGCGGGGAAAATCGCACGCGTGTCTCACCGTTGGTTGCTCAACCTTGGTGGACGGGATGGTGGACCGTCCGCAACGCACCAGCACGTGGTCCAGATTAA
- the LOC126573425 gene encoding protein artichoke — MSYQRWLGGGGLGLMLGLCSVWLTLLVLPSAHAEYIPPGPKYKCPEKPKLFYPCVCTHGTDDGIFIQCENSNLASLSVAFINLASTNVPIEKLHLKRCKIKNLFGTLLHKLPVKHLHIVDTPLATIADHAFYGINDTLQELHIVHSEMAEFPSDALKILGLLKVLVIDGHRIETLPKGTLGGAHFEGTLEKLHFINGPLGELGPDVFSNMKKVKTLDLHGNQLAALKKGQFKGMREVEVLDLSYNNLTKLDATHVSDLTKMTWCNVSNNALTEITRGTFARNTVLRVVNMASNAIRKIDANTFRGMRFLRRLYLNDNMISDVGRGTFGSVTRIGTIDLARNRIKKVDFQMFFQLNYVELINLAENEITEIQKDAFKDLYLTHINISHNRLETIEPKSFINCANMTVLDLSHNLIRSIPRTAFDETTYATEWIMTHNLLTNMTQLPLSNMTGLKILNVSYNNLVDIPKNTFPKLYELHTIDLSFNNISHIYNAVFQNMLSLRNLNLSHNVLEKIGPSTFGTLHTLLDMDLSHNQLRDIARGALAKITGLRFLHMHHNKLEKLFQIPISLNELDLAHNEIAEVPEKTWPTMNSLLVLNLSNNRLANNLGRGSFAGLLTLQRLMLESNGISEIPRDSFADLGTMQYLYLDHNNITILPKGAFGSLPILFELQITDNGLERVTERAFDGLLQLLTLNMSHNVLHTVPNGAFLGLVSLRRLDLSNNLLTTIDNKTHGLLEDCLSLDELNLSHNRISSLTRKTFPSNPYIPYRLRSVDLSYNSMAIITNDLKIGTGTVHHLNLSHNNIKEVRPGVLGNLTSLRTLDLSYNELTKVDNDVFNMPLNFTALYLHHNKLWNVSYDSLLRLDNLTMLDLRANELTRFDSQVVRRMKSINLTVAMGENPLQCDCFLRPLFHHLRSLPSIGESYRELTCAQPASLANERVTNVTDELLACVPAVADDIYRPLPDLRFREIAFYRGQLIVNWYVTATSDVADFYVYIRDRANRIIVERTVAYSSRSTAIDGVDIRPQGDPQLELCVLAKSSDGAINFLDSQCVSLPEDLDAIQRKYHAQYNYKLPLNLPKNGARSGASCDTRTLLSIQWVTLAALALVATSMLRAH, encoded by the exons ATGAGCTACCAACGGTGGTTGGGCGGAGGTGGGTTAGGTTTAATGTTGGGTCTTTGTTCCGTTTGGTTGACGTTGTTAGTTCTACCGAGTGCCCACGCGGAATACATACCACCTGGGCCCAAATACAAATGTCCAGAAAA ACCAAAGCTGTTTTATCCGTGCGTCTGCACCCACGGTACGGACGATGGCATTTTCATCCAGTGCGAAAACTCCAACCTGGCCAGCCTGTCCGTTGCCTTCATTAACCTGGCCAGTACAAACGTACCGATCGAGAAACTGCATCTTAAGCGCTGCAAGATAA AAAATCTGTTCGGTACGTTACTGCACAAGCTTCCAGTAAAACATCTGCATATTGTCGACACACCGTTGGCGACCATCGCCGATCATGCGTTCTATGGCATCAATGATACGCTGCAGGAGCTGCACATTGTTCACAGTGAGATGGCAGAGTTTCCAAGCGATGCGCTCAAGATTCTCGGCCTACTAAAGGTACTCGTCATCGATGGGCATCGCATCGAGACGCTGCCAAAGGGAACCCTCGGTGGTGCGCATTTCGAGGGAACGCTCGAGAAGCTCCATTTCATCAATGGTCCACTGGGAGAGCTTGGTCCTGATGTGTTTTCG AACatgaaaaaagtgaaaaccctTGACCTCCACGGTAATCAGCTGGCGGCGTTGAAGAAAGGCCAGTTCAAGGGAATGCGCGAAGTGGAAGTGCTCGATCTGAGCTACAACAATCTCACCAAGCTGGACGCTACGCACGTATCTGATCTGACGAAGATGACCTGGTGTAACGTATCGAATAATGCGTTAACGGAAATAACGAG AGGAACATTCGCTCGTAACACCGTGCTTCGGGTGGTCAATATGGCTTCCAATGCTATTCGCAAGATCGATGCCAACACGTTCCGTGGTATGCGTTTTCTACGACGGCTCTATCTGAACGACAACATGATCAGTGACGTGGGCCGTGGAACGTTCGGTTCCGTCACACGCATCGGTACGATCGATCTGGCTCGAAATCGTATCAAGAAAGTCGATTTCCAGATGTTTTTCCAGTTGAACTATGTTGAG CTCATCAATCTGGCCGAGAATGAGATCACTGAGATACAGAAGGATGCATTCAAGGACCTCTATCTGACGCACATTAACATCTCGCACAATCGCCTGGAAACGATCGAGCCCAAATCGTTCATAAACTGTGCCAACATGACGGTCCTGGATCTGTCGCACAATCTTATCCGCTCGATACCACGCACAGCCTTCGACGAGACGACATACGCCACCGAATGGATCATGACACACAATCTGCTCACCAACATGACCCAGCTGCCGCTATCCAACATGACGGGGCTAAAGATTTTAAACGTTTCCTACAACAATCTCGTCGACATCCCGAAGAATACCTTCCCAAAGCTGTACGAGCTGCACACGATCGATCTATCGTTCAACAACATCTCGCACATCTACAATGCCGTCTTCCAGAATATGCTCTCGTTGCGCAATCTCAATCTAAGCCATAATGTGCTGGAAAAAATTGGTCCTTCCACGTTCGGCACGCTGCACACCCTGCTCGATATGGATTTGAGTCACAATCAGTTGCGAGACATTGCGCGGGGCGCACTGGCCAAAATCACAGGTCTTCGGTTTCTGCACATGCACCACAATAAGCTCGAGAAGCTGTTCCAGATACCAATCTCGCTGAACGAGCTCGATCTGGCGCACAACGAGATCGCGGAGGTACCGGAGAAAACGTGGCCTACTATGAACTCGCTGCTGGTACTGAATCTAAGCAACAATCGGCTCGCCAATAACCTGGGCCGCGGTAGCTTCGCGGGTTTGCTTACGTTGCAGCGGCTTATGCTGGAATCGAACGGGATCTCGGAGATCCCACGGGACAGCTTTGCCGATCTTGGTACGATGCAGTATCTGTACCTGGatcacaacaacatcaccatccTACCGAAGGGTGCTTTCGGTAGTCTACCGATTCTGTTCGAGTTACAGATAACCGATAATGGGCTGGAGCGAGTCACCGAGCGAGCCTTCGACGGTTTACTGCAGCTACTCACACTCAACATGTCCCATAATGTGCTGCACACGGTTCCGAACGGAGCTTTTCTGGGTCTGGTATCCCTGAGAAGGTTAGATTTGTCCAACAATTTACTTACTACGATCGATAACAAAACGCATGGACTGCTGGAAGATTGTCTCAGTCTGGACGAACTGAATCTAAGTCACAATCGCATTAGTTCGCTCACGCGAAAGACCTTCCCTTCGAACCCTTACATTCCCTATCGATTGCGGTCGGTTGATCTTAGCTATAATAGTATGGCAATCATAACGAATGATTTAAAGATTGGTACCGGAACAGTACATCACCTGAACCTATCGCATAACAACATCAAGGAGGTGCGGCCCGGTGTCCTCGGTAATCTGACATCGTTGCGCACGCTGGATCTGTCGTACAACGAGTTGACAAAGGTGGACAATGATGTGTTTAACATGCCGCTTAACTTCACTGCCCTCTATCTGCATCACAACAAGCTGTGGAACGTGTCCTATGACTCGTTGCTACGGTTGGACAATCTTACGATGTTGGACTTGCGGGCGAACGAGTTAACTCGTTTCGACTCCCAGGTGGTGCGTAGGATGAAGTCCATCAATCTAACGGTGGCAATGGGAGAGAATCCGCTACAGTGTGATTGCTTCTTGCGACCCCTGTTTCACCATCTTCGTTCGTTGCCATCGATCGGCGAGTCGTATCGAGAGCTAACGTGTGCACAGCCTGCTTCGCTTGCCAACGAACGTGTTACCAACGTGACCGATGAGCTACTCGCATGCGTACCCGCTGTAGCCGATGATATCTACCGGCCACTACCAGATCTGCGGTTCCGTGAAATTGCCTT CTACCGAGGACAGCTCATCGTGAACTGGTACGTGACAGCAACGTCCGATGTGGCGGATTTCTACGTTTACATTCGAGATCGGGCGAATCGTATCATCGTCGAGCGCACGGTGGCCTACAGTAGCCGTTCGACGGCGATCGATGGGGTGGATATTCGGCCACAAGGTGACCCCCAGCTCGAACTGTGCGTGCTGGCCAAGAGCAGTGATGGTGCGATCAATTTTCTTGATAGCCAGTGCGTTTCACTGCCGGAGGATTTGGATGCCATCCAGCGGAAGTACCATGCACAGTACAATTACAAACTTCCCTTGAATCTGCCCAAGAATGGAGCCAGATCAGGGGCGAGCTGTGATACGCGGACGCTTCTCAGCATCCAGTGGGTAACGTTGGCCGCCCTGGCGCTAGTGGCCACTTCGATGCTACGAGCGCACTAG